In Acipenser ruthenus unplaced genomic scaffold, fAciRut3.2 maternal haplotype, whole genome shotgun sequence, one genomic interval encodes:
- the si:dkey-151g10.3 gene encoding serine/threonine-protein kinase WNK3 isoform X4: MATDAGEPAGTEEPEKTDGVSVEKRRVPEREGGSESSPGGNRNGAEVGKTAALVLLPSTCSAPVPASSPPSSPSLRIKQPASRGGMDASDAVGAGVSKSGSSSGGRENNKRFFRKSVELCEEEEEREIAKRDGTLTESSDSVFANSPGAPLSSTAPPAARDPRQTDNSTPGKDRPANTTAAAAIAAAARVRTEKELEEEAEMKAVATSPGGRFLKFDIELGRGAFKTVYKGLDTDTWVEVAWCELQDRKLTKMEQQRFKEEAEMLKGLQHPNIVRFYDSWESSLKGKKCIVLVTELMTSGTLKTYLKRFKVMKPKVLRSWCRQILKGLHFLHTRTPPIIHRDLKCDNIFITGPTGSVKIGDLGLATLMRTSFAKSVIGTPEFMAPEMYEEHYDESVDVYAFGMCMLEMATSEYPYSECQNAAQIYRKVTSGIKPASFEKVSDPEIKEIIGGCIRQNKSERLSIKDLLTHAFFAEDTGVRVELAEDDDGVKDSLALRIWVEDPKKLKGKHKDNEAIEFSYDLENDLPEGVTQEMVKSGFFNESDSKVVAKSIRDRVTLIKKSRETRQLLRGYEERRDSQTPSLGGSMSTCSQLSGLLPSLSQPAGGMATASVTGGTLADDEELTEVDQHVRQQQQQQQQLQLGQSSTFTGDSVGESCAGPTVFSDPGADQLLSGHHQVPSMQQADPGLQKPYQQYQQGHQPHQPQPGSYQQGTAMPGTGYPQQQSMQPMQQQLQTQGYTQLQSPVINTPPAGQLALGIPVQQHLDASQQPRGTEGQPQAQLQSQTGSGTVLLDSSTGSAPAASTTNPGPSLMAAPQAQTQAFQTGVSPQAGGPGQTTTAVVDPSDSAWVIPQQSVQQPQQPQHQAPTAQVAQHQSDSLQIQQALMQQQQQQAFLSQQPSHLQLHGGLTESQVQQQKHLMQQQQMEQQAFLSQQQQQQQIIPGPPPAQKHPSVVQDSLQLQQALMQQQIEQQQAFLSRQQQLQLHGGVTESQMQAHSMQQQQQQQHLMQQQMDPQAFLSQQPGQQAASTGHATQLQAEQHYLLQQAQLGYQQQQPVHTLQPHQEQLQRQQSAAQMQLQSQQHQATGAQAPAQQATPAAVQQGHLPAAGLTQQKQQQQVAQQPQRQDLLLQQQRQAQLQQQQQQQQQDLIKQHQQEQAQLQQQQQEQLQCQQQQQQQQQAVHVQQDLLLQQRQQAQLQAQQPPVQLQQPSQVEQDLLQQQQQQALLQQQLQAQQQQQLLQQQTQPQPVQVQQDLLLQQQQAQIQQQQQQAQLQQQLEAQQQQAQLQQQLEAQQQQALLQQQLEAQQQQALLQQQLEAQQQQALLQEQQQQQALLQSQQPQVQLQQPQLQQPPDQVQQDQLLQQQQQALLQQELQAQQQQRQQPQPVQVQQDQLEAQQQQAQLLQQQQQQQPAPVPHQCHIQLQHPVTVPLYSQVVSGFPAQSMPTAAAAQPCLGNAAARPPQQQAPESQQSGAQDYSCASSGAPPVFQSAEPPPPLPSPSRSHLILPASDPGGGCEAAPGQSSQRQSVDQQEPPVPAPTPAPSACLLPQPTAGATPADIARVEELQVKSQHTGGESFEQSVQKQDSALGGPLDVQSAATVEEGAGGNGKQDKPKPQRRTSCQRADKNTRFQLTMLQVSSSGDNMVECQLETHNNKMVTFKFDTDGDAPEDIAEYMVEEDFVLDLEKEKFVEELRCIVGQALEILQTGSMEQLQINPPPPPPLDSSQSSPVGRWRFFINQTIRHRESQSGQGAPMTPAGDSAELQPGDDDTAAAEEGWQTAAQPLPGSALLPDPSASTNAVPCGILQAEVGGPQTRASAVEGEEPTTTTAAPQQSTAEECTAIPEEPSSAPEREDSELDQGPVLARSATPEPCVQHLALTTLSPVEPLGPPQNQGGTPASNPSPAQPSSVPESDGEGPPKMDFVDNRIKTLDEKLRTLLYPEHSGTGAPAGPVAPLTASEEGPGGGEEAAAGLETPPDSKPSSSSSSSSSSSSSSRSSSCSDLTAITASQGSEFTEVTQLSGDRDGGAVLQVPAPAGREGVGLACPSQPAVNQLPPPCSFSCPLFGRDGPSAAVRALPVEPAVLAILPHSEASSPADPGQGALRAGAHKLQAGGGYFGLSFTCPSLRNAVSKKSWTRKLKSWAFRLRHSSSLFKRSRVCQEGSLSHTGELFESTSTVERSEGPDTDPSQTSEGPQQRGRFQVTTVLQETTPTPPRSADGGSPEQNGGSEETGGSLEFTGDSQEQEKTVGRFSVRRALGPQQQNPGPGETDSSSVTPERDSESRSPSSSSSSSSSSSSQSEGWASPAQPSTDRGSPPRACPPQQEQGTPRLPSSSSPPFSSDEESEDLRRELHTLRENNITFSNG; the protein is encoded by the exons ATGGCGACAGACGCAGGCGAACCAGCTGGCACCGAGGAACCGGAAAAAACTGATGGAGTGAGTGTGGAGAAGAGGAGGGTGCcggagagagaggggggcagcGAGAGCAGCCCTGGGGGCAACAGGAACGGCGCTGAAGTGGGTAAAACTGCAGCCTTGGTCCTTCTGCCCTCCACTTGCAGTGCGCCGGTCCCTGCTTCAAGCCCTCCATCTTCCCCGTCCCTGAGAATAAAGCAGCCTGCCTCCCGCGGCGGGATGGACGCCAGCGACGCCGTGGGAGCGGGGGTCTCCAAGTCCGGCTCCTCTAGTGGCGGGAGGGAGAACAACAAGCGTTTCTTCCGCAAGAGTGTGGAGCTGtgcgaggaagaggaggagagagaaatCGCTAAACGGGACGGCACTCTCACGGAGAGCTCCGACAGTGTGTTTGCCAACAGCCCCGGGGCCCCGCTGTCTTCAACGGCGCCTCCTGCAGCCCGCGACCCTCGGCAAACCGACAACTCCACCCCCGGTAAGGACCGACCGGCCAACACCACCGCCGCTGCTGCCATCGCCGCCGCGGCCAGAGTGAGGACAGAgaaggagctggaggaggaggCGGAGATGAAGGCTGTGGCCACCTCGCCCGGGGGCCGCTTCCTCAAGTTCGACATCGAGCTGGGCAGGGGAGCCTTCAAGACCGTCTACAAGGGGCTGGACACTGACACCTGGGTGGAGGTGGCCTGGTGCGAGCTGCAG gaCCGGAAGCTGACTAAGATGGAGCAGCAGCGTTTCAAGGAGGAGGCGGAGATGTTGAAGGGGCTCCAGCACCCCAATATCGTGCGTTTCTACGATTCCTGGGAGTCCTCTCTGAAGGGGAAGAAGTGCATCGTCCTGGTAACCGAGCTCATGACGTCCGGCACCCTCAAAAC GTACCTGAAGCGCTTCAAGGTGATGAAGCCCAAGGTCCTCCGAAGCTGGTGCAGGCAGATCCTCAAGGGCCTTCACTTCCTGCACACGAGGACCCCTCCCATCATCCACCGGGACCTGAAGTGCGACAACATTTTCATCACCGGCCCCACGGGCTCCGTGAAGATCGGCGACCTGGGACTGGCCACCCTCATGAGGACGTCCTTCGCCAAGAGCGTGATCG GCACCCCTGAGTTCATGGCTCCAGAGATGTACGAGGAGCACTATGATGAGTCTGTGGATGTCTACGCCTTCGGCATGTGTATGCTGGAGATGGCCACGTCGGAATACCCCTACTCTGAGTGCCAGAACGCAGCCCAGATCTACCGCAAGGTCACCAGC GGCATCAAACCCGCCAGCTTCGAGAAGGTGAGCGACCCGGAGATAAAGGAGATCATTGGAGGGTGCATCCGGCAGAACAAAAGTGAGAG ACTCTCTATTAAGGACCTCCTGACCCACGCGTTCTTCGCCGAGGACACCGGGGTGCGCGTGGAGCTGGCGGAGGACGATGACGGGGTGAAGGACTCCCTCGCCCTGCGGATTTGGGTGGAGGACCCCAAGAAGCTGAAAGGGAAGCACAAAGACAACGAGGCCATCGAGTTCAGCTACGACCTGGAGAATGACCTGCCAGAGGGGGTGACACAGGAGATG GTGAAATCGGGCTTCTTCAACGAGAGCGACTCAAAGGTCGTCGCGAAGTCGATCCGCGACCGGGTCACGCTGATCAAGAAGTCCCGCGAGACGCGGCAGCTGCTGCGCGGCTACGAGGAGCGTCGCGACTCCCAGACCCCCTCGCTAGGGGGCAGCATGTCCACCTGCTCCCAGCTCAGTGGCCTGCTGCCCTCCCTCAGCCAGCCTGCAGGGGGCATGGCAACGGCTTCGGTGACCGGAGGGACCCTGGCAGACGATGAGGAGCTCACTGAGGTGGACCAGCAtgtgaggcagcagcagcagcagcagcagcaactgcagcttGGGCAGAGCTCCACTTTCACAG GTGACAGTGTCGGGGAGAGCTGTGCCGGTCCTACTGTGTTCTCGGACCCCGGCGCTGACCAGCTCCTCAGCGGACACCACCAGGTTCCCAGCATGCAACAGGCTGACCCGGGACTGCAGAAGCCGTACCAGCAGTACCAGCAGGGTCACCAACCACACCAGCCACAGCCGGGCAGCTACCAGCAAGGCACTgcg ATGCCAGGGACTGGTTACCCTCAGCAGCAGAGCATGCAACCTATGCAGCAGCAACTACAGACACAGGGTTACACCCAGCTCCAGAGCCCTGTCATCAACACACCCCCAGCAGGGCAGCTGGCACTTGGCATCCCTGTTCAGCAG caCCTCGATGCCTCCCAGCAGCCTCGCGGGACGGAGGGGCAGCCCCAAGCCCAGCTGCAATCACAGACAGGGTCTGGCACGGTCCTGTTGGACTCTTCCACCGGCTCTGCCCCTGCTGCCTCCACCACAAACCCCGGGCCCAGCCTGATGGCTGCCCCCCAGGCTCAGACACAGGCTTTCCAGACCGGAGTGTCCCCTCAGGCAGGGGGCCCTGGACAGACGACAACAGCTGTCGTGGATCCGAGCGATTCTGCTTGGGTTATACCACAACAAAGTGTCCAGCAGCCACAGCAGCCACAGCATCAAGCTCCAACAGCACAGGTAGCCCAGCACCAATCCGACTCCTTGCAGATTCAGCAGGCtttaatgcagcagcagcagcagcaggctttCTTGTCTCAGCAGCCGTCGCATTTGCAGTTGCATGGAGGTTTGACCGAGTCGCAAGTGCAGCAGCAGAAGCACTTAATGCAACAGCAGCAAATGGAACAACAGGCCTTCCtgtcgcagcagcagcagcagcagcaaataaTTCCCGGGCCACCTCCAGCTCAGAAACACCCTTCTGTGGTTCAGGACTCCTTGCAGCTTCAACAGGCCTTAATGCAGCAACAGATCGAGCAGCAGCAGGCTTTCTTGTCTCGGCAACAGCAGTTGCAGTTGCATGGAGGAGTGACTGAGTCGCAAATGCAGGCACAttcaatgcagcagcagcagcagcagcagcacttaATGCAACAGCAGATGGATCCCCAGGCTTTCCTATCGCAGCAGCCAGGACAGCAAGCCGCGTCGACGGGGCACGCCACACAGTTGCAGGCAGAGCAGCATTATTTACTACAGCAGGCGCAGCTCGGctaccagcagcagcagcctgtgcACACCCTGCAACCGCATCAAGAACAGCTACAAAGACAACAGTCAGCGGCGCAAATGCAGCTGCAGTCGCAACAGCACCAGGCAACAGGCGCGCAGGCACCGGCACAGCAAGCCACGCCAGCTGCGGTTCAGCAGGGCCACTTACCAGCGGCTGGACTGACCcagcagaaacagcagcagcaagtcGCACAGCAACCACAGCGGCAGGACCTGTTACTGCAGCAGCAGCGACAGGCTcagttgcagcagcagcagcagcagcagcagcaggacctGATCAAACAGCATCAGCAGGAACAGGCTCaattacagcagcagcagcaggaacagttacagtgtcagcagcagcagcagcagcagcagcaagctgTTCACGTTCAACAGGACCTGTTGCTACAGCAACGGCAGCAGGCTCAGTTACAGGCTCAGCAGCCACCGGTTCAGCTGCAACAGCCCAGTCAAGTTGAACAGGAtctgttgcagcagcagcagcagcaggctctGTTACAGCAGCAGTTACAGgctcagcagcaacaacagttATTACAGCAGCAAACCCAGCCACAGCCGGTTCAAGTTCAGCAGGACCTgttactgcagcagcaacaggctcagatacaacagcagcagcaacaggctCAGTTACAACAGCAGTTAGAGGCTCAGCAGCAACAGGCTCAGCTACAGCAGCAGTTAGAGGCTCAGCAGCAGCAGGCTCTGTTACAACAGCAGTTAGAGGCTCAGCAGCAGCAGGCTCTGTTACAACAGCAGTTAGAGGCTCAGCAGCAGCAGGCTCTGttacaggagcagcagcagcaacaggctCTGTTACAATCTCAGCAACCACAGGTTCAACTGCAGCAGCCTCAGCTACAACAGCCGCCAGATCAAGTTCAACAGGATCAGttgctacagcagcagcagcaggctctGTTACAGCAAGAGTTACAGGCTCAACAACAGCAACGACAACAGCCACAGCCGGTTCAAGTTCAGCAGGACCAGTTAGAGGCTCAGCAACAGCAAGCTCAAttactacagcagcagcagcagcagcagcctgcccCTGTCCCTCACCAATGCCACATTCAGCTACAGCATCCCGTGACTGTCCCTCTGTACAGCCAAGTTGTGTCAGGGTTCCCCGCACAGTCCATGCCAACGGCTGCAGCAGCTCAGCCCTGCCTGGGCAACGCAGCAGCCCGACCACCCCAGCAGCAGGCACCTGAGAGCCAGCAGTCGGGCGCTCAGGATTATTCCTGTGCCAGTTCCGGCGCTCCCCCTGTTTTCCAGAGTGCTGAGCCACCGCCACCCCTCCCCAGCCCCTCTCGCTCTCACCTCATCCTGCCCGCTTCCGACCCAGGGGGTGGCTGCGAGGCTGCGCCGGGACAGTCTTCTCAGCGGCAGTCTGTGGATCAACAGGAGCCCCCCGTCCCCGCCCCCACGCCCGCTCCCAGCGCTTGCCTCCTCCCTCAACCCACTGCTGGAGCCACCCCCGCAGATATCGCCCGAGTCGAG GAGCTGCAGGTGAAGTCTCAGCACACAGGAGGAGAAAGCTTTGAGCAGTCGGTGCAAAAACAAGACTCTGCCCTCGG aggccCTCTGGATGTGCAGAGCGCTGCGACGGTGGAGGAGGGGGCTGGGGGGAACGGCAAGCAAGACAAACCCAAACCACAGAGGAGAACGTCCTGCCAGAGAGCGGACAAGAACACCCGCTTCCAACTCACCATGCTGCAG GTCTCCTCGAGTGGAGACAACATGGTGGAGTGCCAGCTGGAGACCCACAATAACAAGATGGTGACCTTCAAGTTTGACACGGACGGAGACGCGCCCGAGGACATTGCAGAGTAcatg gtggaagaggactttgtgctggacctggagaagGAGAAGTTTGTGGAGGAGCTGCGCTGCATCGTGGGTCAAGCCCTGGAGATCCTGCAG aCCGGATCGATGGAGCAGCTTCAGATCAACCCACCTCCCCCTCCTCCAT TGGATTCCTCCCAGTCCTCCCCAGTAGGTCGCTGGCGGTTCTTCATCAACCAGACCATCAGACACCGCGAGTCCCAGTCTGGCCAGGGTGCCCCCATGACCCCTGCTGGAGACTCTGCAGAACTGCAGCCTGGAGATGATGACACTGCTGCAg CTGAAGAGGGCTGGCAGACAGCCGCGCAGCCTCTACCTGGCTCTGCACTGCTCCCAGACCCCTCTGCTTCCACGAACGCCGTGCCGTGCGGGATCTTGCAGGCTGAGGTGGGGGGTCCCCAAACCCGCGCCTCCGCGGTCGAAGGAGAGGAACCAACTACCACAACAGCAGCGCCTCAACAAAGCACCGCAGAAGAATGCACCGCGATCCCAGAGGAGCCCTCCTCCGCGCCCGAACGAGAAGATTCGGAGCTGGACCAGGGTCCCGTTCTCGCCCGCAGTGCCACCCCAGAGCCTTGCGTTCAGCACCTCGCCCTGACCACTCTGTCCCCCGTGGAACCCCTGGGGCCCCCCCAGAACCAGGGCGGGACCCCAGCCTCCAACCCCAGCCCGGCCCAGCCCTCCTCGGTGCCGGAGTCGGACGGGGAGGGCCCCCCGAAGATGGATTTCGTGGACAACCGCATCAAGACTCTGGACGAGAAGCTGCGGACCCTGCTGTACCCGGAGCACAGCGGGACAGGGGCCCCCGCCGGCCCTGTGGCCCCCCTGACCGCCTCGGAGGAGGGCcctggggggggggaggaggccGCCGCAGGATTGGAGACCCCCCCGGACTCGaagccttcctcctcctcctcctcctcctcctcctcctcttcctcttccagGTCATCCTCCTGCTCGGATCTCACCGCGATCACCGCCAGTCAGGGGTCAGAGTTCACCGAGGTCACGCAGTTGTCCGGGGACAGGGACGGGGGGGCAGTTCTTCAGGTTCCTGCCCCCGCGGGGAGGGAAGGGGTAGGTCTCGCTTGCCCCTCCCAGCCTGCGGTGAATCAGCTGCCCCCTCCCTGCTCTTTCTCCTGCCCACTCTTTGGTCGAGACGGCCCCTCTGCAGCGGTCCGGGCTCTGCCCGTTGAGCCGGCCGTGCTT GCGATCCTCCCCCACTCTGAAGCCTCTTCCCCTGCAGACCCAGGGCAGGGAGCCCTCCGAGCCGGAGCtcacaagctgcaagcaggaggTGGATATTTTGGTCTAAGCTTTACTTGTCCTAGTCTCAGAAACGCTGTTAGCAAGAAATCGTGGACTCGCAAATTGAAAAGCTGGGCGTTCAGGCTCCGGCACTCAAGCAGCCTTTTCAAGAGGTCAAGAGTCTGTCAAG AGGGCAGTTTGAGCCACACTGGTGAACTCTTTGAATCCACTTCCACTGTGGAGCGCAGTGAGGGGCCCGACACTGACCCCAGCCAGACCAGCGAGGGGCCGCAGCAGAGGGGCCGCTTCCAG gtCACGACTGTGCTACAAGAAACCACACCCACTCCCCCAAGATCTGCAGATGGGGGGTCCCCCGAACAGAATGGGGGTTCGGAGGAGACTGGGGGGTCCCTTGAATTCACCGGGGACTCACAGGAGCAGGAGAAGACAGTGGGCCGGTTCTCAGTGAGGCGAGCCCTGGGACCACAGCAGCAGAACCCGGGTCCCGGGGAAACAGACAGCTCCTCCGTCACCCCAGAGCGTGACTCCGAGTCCAGATccccctcctcatcctcctcctcctcctcctcctcctcctcgcagTCAGAGGGCTGGGCCAGCCCAGCGCAGCCCAGCACAGACCGGGGGAGCCCCCCCAGGGCCTGCCCCCCCCAGCAGGAGCAGGGGACCCCGAGgctgccctcctcctcctcacccccCTTCAGCAGCGACGAGGAATCTGAGGATCTGAGGAGGGAGCTCCACACACTCAGAGAGAA caacATCACTTTCAGCAACGGCTGA